The proteins below come from a single Stomoxys calcitrans chromosome 1, idStoCalc2.1, whole genome shotgun sequence genomic window:
- the LOC106094773 gene encoding THUMP domain-containing protein 1 homolog — protein sequence MSAHPAKKAKFQNKKKFYQPSRKQYLEAGHKGFIATCNFNEKDCVRECYNILNQYADDLYGPEDSTAFDENNGNKQEDKKDIEVNTDDIADELQKQIDATQQKSKGSAKRRFQVVDTGATNCVFIKTTLPDPNALASRIVKDIAETRKQKTRYLLRLVPIEIVCKANNKDIVDSAGLLSDKHFLNEPTTFSIVFNKRFNNDISRDGLIKELADIIHAKNIKHKVDLKYANKSLIVEVIKGLCCLSVVDNYMGMKKYNLVELGRQTMDNDKNSIQAENVLKSELIIEEAKRAEDGAEHTNNNKEEVDNNDNNDNKI from the coding sequence ATGAGCGCACATCCcgcaaaaaaagcaaaattccaaaataaaaagaaattctaTCAACCTAGTAGAAAACAATATTTGGAGGCAGGTCATAAAGGTTTTATAGCCACATGTAACTTTAACGAAAAAGATTGCGTTCGCGAATGTTATAACATTCTGAATCAATATGCCGATGACTTGTACGGACCGGAGGATTCTacggcttttgatgaaaacaatgGAAACAAACAGGAAGACAAAAAAGATATTGAAGTCAATACGGATGATATAGCCGATGaactacaaaaacaaattgatgcGACTCAACAAAAGTCAAAAGGTTCTGCCAAGAGACGTTTTCAAGTTGTTGATACCGGAGCCACCAATTGTGTATTCATTAAAACCACTCTACCGGATCCGAACGCACTAGCGAGTCGCATAGTTAAGGACATAGCAGAGACAAGAAAGCAAAAGACTCGTTACCTTTTGCGCTTGGTGCCCATTGAGATAGTGTGCAAAGCGAATAATAAGGATATTGTCGATAGTGCTGGCCTGTTGagtgacaaacattttttaaatgaacccACAACCTTTTCCATTGTATTCAATAAACGATTCAACAATGACATCAGTAGAGATGGTCTTATTAAGGAACTGGCCGATATAATACATGCTAAAAACATTAAACATAAAGTGGATTTAAAATATGCCAATAAATCTCTCATTGTAGAGGTCATTAAAGGTCTGTGCTGTCTGTCGGTCGTGGATAATTATATGGGTATGAAGAAATATAATCTAGTTGAACTTGGACGACAAACTATGGATAATGATAAAAATTCAATCCAggcagaaaatgttttaaaaagcGAACTGATTATTGAAGAAGCAAAGCGAGCTGAAGATGGTgcagaacacacaaacaacaataaAGAAGAAGTTGATAATAATGATAACAAtgacaataaaatttga